ATCTTCCTTTTGGGTAATACGTTTTTAGCCCAGGAACTGGCGGATTTTGGCGTTACCATCGACGATGCCGATCCAGAGGTCGTGGTAGTCGGTTTTGATACTACGCTGGATTTTGATAAAATGACTCGGGTGTGCGATTTTGTGCGTGCGGGCCTGCCCTACATCGCCACCCATCCGGATTTCAACTGCCCGGTGGAGAACGGTTTTATCCCGGATTGCGGCGCCATCCAGGCCTTTATTGAGGCGTCTACCGGCCGCAAGCCGGATGCGGTGGTGGGCAAACCCAACCGTCCGGTGGTGGATGGGCTGCTGGAGCGCACGGGGCTTGGCAAAGACCAGATCGCCATCGTGGGGGACCGGTTGTATACCGATGTACGCACCGGGGTGGATCACGGCCTGCTGGGCATCCTGGTGCTAAGTGGGGAGACCCAGCGGGAGGACATCCCCGCCTCACCCACCCAGCCGGATCTGGTATTTGGAGGCCTAAGCGATATCATCCCCTACCTGTAAGCGGCATGAACCAGGCCCGCCGGGAAATTTCCCGGCGGGCCTTTATTTTCGGAAAATCCATGTTTCTCTTTTTAGGCGGATATTTCTCCTTAACTTCAAAATAAGTATGGGTTTTCGTTCGTTTAATTGTCATTCCGAAGCGCCAGCGAGGAATCTTTTTACGCCCTGTTGGCCGCGCCTGCGCCACGCAGCACAAGTCAAGCGTCGCTCCTTTGCCAACGCATCAGATTCTTCGCTCGGCCTTGCGGCCTCCCTCTGAATGACAGGGCTATCGCCCTTTTAGCCGCTCCTAATTTCCTATGTTTCCCCTATTCTCTCGCCCGTCACGCGCGTTATGCCTGCCCCAAACCGTCCTGTGTTCCGAATGACAATGGAGCGAGTACTAAAGTATGGGTTTTTGTTCAGGGGCATCTCTCCCTCCGGCGCACCTAAAGGTGCGCCACCTCCCTCGTCAGAGGGAGGCAAGTGTGGATTGATCCAAACGGCAGAGCATAAGCGAAACGGCTGGAGGACATGTCTTATTATCTGCATAGGAGAGCTTGAGAAACCTCCGTCCCCACCACGGAGTGGCCGTTTGGGGGGATTAGGGATTGTTAAGGGGGTAAAGGGGGAAATCGGAATCCCCCTTCCCCCTTAACATATAAAACTCGTTCCCTAACTTTTCTCCCTGCCTCGCGTTAAGTTCTGCTTCTTCTCTGAGCGAAAACCCATACTTTTCCACGCAGCTGGGTTAAGTTCCCCTCATGCGCCCCTGCAGCCGGGCCTTCCAAGCTTTCAGCCTCCGGTAACCCTTTGGCGGCAGCGCGCCGATGAGCAGCATACATAGGCCAAAACCCAAAAGCAATCCCGACAAGAATTCAGGCAGCAGCCAAAACTGCTTTGCAGTCAATGTCAGCGCAAAGACCAGTAGACCCATCTTCAGTTCCCCTCTCACGGCCATGCTCCCTTCTCTGCTATTACGCTCCCGGTTCCTCGTCCATCCGCAGGAAGTTTTGCATCTGACGCTCGGCAGTTTTCCACTGCACCTGGCTGAGCTTGGCGTATAGACCGCCCTGGCGCACCAGTTCCTCATGCTTGCCCCGCTCTACCACGCGGCCGTTCTCCAGCACCAAGATCTGGTCAGCCCGCATCACGGTGGAGAGCCGGTGGGCGATGACCACGATGGTGCGGCTGCCCGCCAGCGCCTCGATGGCGTCCTGAATTTCTGCCTCGGTCTCGGTATCCACGGCGCTGGTCGCCTCGTCCAGGATCAGGATGGGCGAATTGCGCAGCACCGCTCGGGCGATGGCGATACGCTGCTTCTGCCCGCCGGAAAGGCGCACGCCCCGCTCGCCCACGATGGTCTCGTATCCCTTGGGCATCTGCATGATAAAATCGTCCGCGTGGGCGATGCGCGCCGCCTGGCGGATCTCCTCCAGGGAGGCTTCGCGCACGCCGTAGGCGATATTTTCGGCAATGGTCCCGTTAAAGAGGAACACATCCTGCAATACGATGGAGATCTGCTCGCGCAAAGAGGCTACGGTCAAGCCCTTAATGTCCTGCCCATCCAGGCAGACGCGGCCCTGAACCGGGTCGTAGAACCGTTCGATCAGGGAAACGATGGTGCTCTTGCCCACGCCCGTGGGGCCTACCAGGGCGATCATCTCGCCGGGCATGGCGGTAAAGCAAATATCGCTGAGCACCGGCTCCTCCTT
Above is a genomic segment from Luoshenia tenuis containing:
- a CDS encoding HAD-IIA family hydrolase, with the translated sequence MYTENTPEKLQALQNIRCFVLDMDGTFYLGEQLLPGSMDFIQKVNESGRRYLFMTNNSSKNAPCYVQKLHRMGLNEAGDGHIYTSGQATGQYLNAHFPGKRIFLLGNTFLAQELADFGVTIDDADPEVVVVGFDTTLDFDKMTRVCDFVRAGLPYIATHPDFNCPVENGFIPDCGAIQAFIEASTGRKPDAVVGKPNRPVVDGLLERTGLGKDQIAIVGDRLYTDVRTGVDHGLLGILVLSGETQREDIPASPTQPDLVFGGLSDIIPYL